In a single window of the Drosophila miranda strain MSH22 chromosome XL, D.miranda_PacBio2.1, whole genome shotgun sequence genome:
- the LOC108151430 gene encoding uncharacterized protein LOC108151430 isoform X2 produces the protein MLFLPQKKSMGRKKLKRPKLARTLEEIFVEMQEIIDNTPSCSTVDVGAMLSESLMSQFDEELALALDIEAANGDSGSSDEELNDVINKVIGEEESNDSLANIKNNTPP, from the exons ATGCTGTTTTTGCCGCAAAAGAAATCAATGGGTCGCAAAAAGTTAAAACGCCCCAAGCTAGCACGCACCTTAGAGGAAATATTCGTGGAAATGCAGGAAATAATTGATAACACTCCATCCTGCTCCACAGTTGATGTGGGGGCCATGCTCTCGGAATCCCTCATGTCGCAGTTCGACGAAGAGCTGGCCTTGGCCCTAGACATCGAAGCAGCCAATGG TGACAGCGGCTCCTCTGACGAAGAACTGAATGACGTCATTAACAAAGTCATCGGCGAAGAGGAATCCAATGATTCTTTGGCTAATATCAAAAATAACACGCCTCCATAG
- the LOC108151430 gene encoding uncharacterized protein LOC108151430 isoform X1 yields the protein MLFLPQKKSMGRKKLKRPKLARTLEEIFVEMQEIIDNTPSCSTVDVGAMLSESLMSQFDEELALALDIEAANGSDSGSSDEELNDVINKVIGEEESNDSLANIKNNTPP from the exons ATGCTGTTTTTGCCGCAAAAGAAATCAATGGGTCGCAAAAAGTTAAAACGCCCCAAGCTAGCACGCACCTTAGAGGAAATATTCGTGGAAATGCAGGAAATAATTGATAACACTCCATCCTGCTCCACAGTTGATGTGGGGGCCATGCTCTCGGAATCCCTCATGTCGCAGTTCGACGAAGAGCTGGCCTTGGCCCTAGACATCGAAGCAGCCAATGG TAGTGACAGCGGCTCCTCTGACGAAGAACTGAATGACGTCATTAACAAAGTCATCGGCGAAGAGGAATCCAATGATTCTTTGGCTAATATCAAAAATAACACGCCTCCATAG
- the LOC117189008 gene encoding uncharacterized protein LOC117189008 gives MEPGEKNKQKPTQEKEKNKSEDAASDAVGSGVRKSDGDLVDFYEGVALGPPQQRMLCKAVPENVLADYEQMFETIGNVIKEIVDFGKYEVYVMLYPTLAIGYLQMVWSGKYERAISFVGRNEYKLDDSYKRRVENLKRFRTPEDLPERAQELLSCADTVVIFMARSTSNQFKVLQSQFWTKGQLKTFLSHFKIFIYSDEMMPQARIHLDRPLPAPFAWASVAEPMNIDDDVTCATLSEDHCSVAFGTASGMVHIVAVNKDWLHMNMVRREKLFTAHQEPVLACAGDRQLLTSSAPRHAAVVHTHRVLSEGVCAPRGHECGVRPEGLLLCQRLQR, from the exons ATGGAACCCGGGGAAAAGAAT AAGCAGAAGCCGACACAGGAAAAAGAGAAGAACAAGTCTGAAGACGCAGCCTCGGATGCCGTAGGCTCCGGCGTGCGTAAATCGGACGGGGATCTCGTCGATTTTTACGAGGGCGTTGCACTCGGACCGCCCCAGCAACGGATGCTCTGCAAAGCCGTACCAGAGAATGTGCTCGCGGACTATGAGCAGATGTTCGAGACGATCGGGAATGTCATCAAGGAAATAGTTGACTTCGGTAAGTACGAAGTATACGTGATGCTGTATCCCACTCTGGCCATTGGCTACCTGCAAATGGTGTGGAGCGGCAAGTATGAGAGGGCCATATCCTTCGTGGGTAGGAACGAATACAAGTTGGACGATTCCTACAAGAGGCGCGTCGAAAATCTTAAGCGCTTTCGCACGCCAGAAGACCTGCCGGAAAGAGCCCAGGAGCTGCTATCTTGTGCGGACACAGTGGTGATATTCATGGCCAGGAGCACCTCGAACCAGTTCAAAGTACTCCAATCTCAGTTTTGGACGAAGGGGCAGCTCAAGACGTTCTTGTCCCACTTTAAAATCTTCATCTACTCTGATGAGATGATGCCCCAGGCGCGTATCCACCTCGATCGTCCTTTGCCGGCGCCATTTGCCTGGGCTTCCG TGGCCGAGCCCATGAACATTGACGATGATGTGACTTGCGCGACGCTTTCAGAAGACCATTGCAGCGTGGCATTTGGCACTGCCTCCGGCATGGTCCACATCGTGGCCGTGAACAAGGACTGGCTACACATGAACATGGTGCGAAGGGAGAAGCTCTTTACCGCCCACCAGGAGCCGGTCCTGGCCTGCGCTGGAGACCGCCAGCTTCTCACCTCCTCGGCGCCGCGGCATGCGGCTGTGGTGCACACGCACCGGGTTTTGTCAGAAGGTGTTTGCGCACCACGGGGCCATGAGTGTGGCGTTCGACCCGAAGGGCTGCTACTTTGCCAGCGCCTCCAACGATAA
- the LOC117189017 gene encoding transcription initiation factor TFIID subunit 5-like — MRLFRGHKAPITAMAYSVCGRYLVSGGRDDLIIVWDTTTERITCSLTQPNAKIASIDFSYCNNLLVVWSQDCHLSPWEFQLLVKCPEKKVLSTQSTKASELALISTIQACKNGIFLQSGFVGRDALIVIWTMSSRKVIELSPKSAEKKTALVKALET; from the coding sequence ATGCGACTCTTCCGCGGCCACAAGGCCCCCATCACTGCCATGGCGTACTCCGTATGCGGGCGCTACCTGGTCTCTGGTGGCCGAGATGACCTGATCATTGTCTGGGACACAACCACCGAGCGAATAACCTGCAGCCTGACCCAGCCCAACGCAAAGATTGCCTCGATCGATTTCTCCTACTGCAACAATCTGCTGGTTGTTTGGAGCCAGGACTGCCATCTGAGCCCTTGGGAGTTTCAGCTGCTCGTCAAGTGCCCCGAGAAGAAGGTTTTGTCCACCCAAAGCACCAAAGCAAGTGAGCTGGCGCTAATCAGCACGATTCAGGCCTGTAAAAATGGAATTTTCCTTCAAAGTGGGTTCGTCGGCCGCGATGCCCTGATTGTCATCTGGACGATGAGTTCTCGGAAGGTAATAGAGTTAAGCCCGAAATCAGCCGAGAAGAAGACTGCCCTTGTGAAAGCTCTTGAAACTTGA
- the LOC117189016 gene encoding ARL-6-interacting protein 1 homolog: MTESDIGKNEKVIKLKHDLERFQAPIVSAYGVLTWEKKYYPVVVFGGISVAYFVLWYMDLSVITLMSLLALLTTISHYFLLWCLDRPDFIFDFFPTKIAGLFWNGLIWDSDNEAKFESVCGQMYIIKESLAAWYQYLFKERKSTGLVIVESLVLLAMAWIGSIVNNLLLMYLVTLLIAMWAGLKAKHVFKKLH; encoded by the coding sequence ATGACAGAATCGGACATTGGTAAAAACGAAAAGGTTATCAAGCTTAAGCATGATTTGGAGCGATTTCAAGCGCCTATAGTGAGTGCCTATGGTGTCCTTACCTGGGAGAAAAAATACTACCCCGTGGTGGTATTTGGGGGCATAAGCGTCGCTTATTTCGTTCTGTGGTACATGGATCTATCGGTGATAACTCTTATGTCTCTCCTGGCATTGCTGACTACCATTTCGCACTATTTTCTTCTGTGGTGCCTGGATCGGCCGGATTTCATTTTCGACTTTTTCCCAACCAAAATTGCCGGCTTGTTTTGGAATGGCTTAATTTGGGATAGCGACAACGAGGCGAAATTCGAGTCTGTTTGCGGACAGATGTACATCATCAAGGAAAGCTTGGCAGCATGGTATCAGTATCTATTCAAGGAACGCAAGTCGACCGGCCTCGTGATTGTGGAAAGCTTGGTCCTCCTGGCCATGGCTTGGATTGGTTCAATCGTTAACAATCTTCTGTTGATGTACTTGGTTACTCTTCTCATTGCCATGTGGGCTGGTCTGAAAGCTAAACACGTCTTCAAGAAACTCCACTAG
- the LOC117189015 gene encoding uncharacterized protein LOC117189015, giving the protein MEPGKKNKQKPTQEKEKNKSEDAASDAVGSGVRKSVGDLVDFYEGVALGPPQQRMLCKAVPENVLADYEQMFETIGNVIKEIVDFGKYEVYVMLYPTLAIGYLQMVWSGKYKRAISFVGRNEYKLDDSYKRRVENLKRIRTPEDLP; this is encoded by the exons ATGGAACCCGGGAAAAAGAAT aagcagaagccgACACAGGAAAAAGAGAAGAACAAGTCTGAAGACGCAGCCTCGGATGCCGTAGGCTCCGGCGTGCGTAAATCGGTCGGGGATCTCGTCGATTTTTACGAGGGCGTTGCACTCGGACCGCCCCAGCAACGGATGCTCTGCAAAGCCGTACCAGAGAATGTGCTCGCGGACTATGAGCAGATGTTCGAGACGATCGGGAATGTCATCAAGGAAATAGTTGACTTCGGTAAGTACGAAGTATACGTGATGCTGTATCCCACTCTGGCCATTGGCTACCTGCAAATGGTGTGGAGCGGCAAGTATAAGAGGGCCATATCCTTCGTGGGTAGGAACGAATACAAGTTGGACGATTCCTACAAGAGGCGCGTCGAAAATCTGAAGCGCATCCGCACGCCAGAAGACCTGCCGTAA
- the LOC117189010 gene encoding transcription initiation factor TFIID subunit 5-like, which yields MARSTSNQFKVLQSQFWTKGQLKTFLSHFKIFIYSDEMMPQARIHLDRPLPAPFAWASVAEPMNIDDDVTCATLSEDHCSVAFGTASGMVHIVAVNKDWLHMNMVRREKLFTAHQEPVLACAGDRQLLTSSADRMRLWCTRTGFCQKVFAHHGAMSLAFDPKGCYFASASNDNVARVWRVDPAEHFVSFFGHLARLEVCLFHPNGKYLATGSADATGRIWDCEKASELALISTIQACKNGIFLQSGFVGRDALIVIWTMSSRKVIELSPKAAEKKTALVKALETFTLNVEK from the exons ATGGCCAGGAGCACCTCGAACCAGTTCAAAGTACTCCAATCTCAGTTTTGGACGAAGGGGCAGCTCAAGACGTTCTTGTCCCACTTTAAAATCTTCATCTACTCTGATGAGATGATGCCCCAGGCGCGTATCCACCTCGATCGTCCTTTGCCGGCGCCATTTGCCTGGGCTTCCG TGGCCGAGCCCATGAACATTGACGATGATGTGACTTGCGCGACGCTTTCAGAAGACCATTGCAGCGTGGCATTTGGCACTGCCTCCGGCATGGTCCACATCGTGGCCGTGAACAAGGACTGGCTACACATGAACATGGTGCGAAGGGAGAAGCTCTTTACTGCCCACCAGGAGCCGGTCCTGGCCTGCGCTGGAGACCGCCAGCTTCTCACCTCCTCGGCGGACCGCATGCGGCTGTGGTGCACACGCACCGGGTTTTGTCAGAAGGTGTTTGCGCACCACGGGGCCATGAGTTTGGCGTTCGACCCGAAGGGCTGCTACTTTGCCAGCGCCTCCAACGATAATGTGGCGCGCGTGTGGAGAGTGGATCCCGCAGAGCACTTTGTGAGTTTCTTCGGTCACTTGGCACGATTGGAGGTGTGCCTTTTCCATCCGAATGGAAAGTACCTGGCCACTGGATCGGCAGACGCCACCGGCAGAATCTGGGACTGCGAGAAAGCAAGTGAGCTGGCGCTAATCAGCACGATTCAGGCCTGTAAAAATGGAATTTTCCTTCAAAGTGGGTTCGTCGGCCGCGATGCCCTGATTGTCATCTGGACGATGAGTTCTCGGAAGGTAATAGAGTTAAGCCCGAAAGCAGCCGAGAAGAAGACTGCCCTTGTGAAAGCTCTTGAAACTTTTACGTTGAATGTTGAGAAATGA
- the LOC117189014 gene encoding ARL-6-interacting protein 1 homolog encodes MTESDIGKNEKVIKLKHDLERFQAPIVSAYGVLTWEKKYYPVVVFGGISVAYFVLWYMDLSVITLMSLLALLTTISHYFLLWCLDRPDFIFDFFPTKIAGLFWNALIWDSDNEAKFESVCGQMYIIKESLAAWYQYLFKERKSTGLLIVESLVLLAMAWIGSIVNNLLLMYLVTLLIAMWAGLKAKHVFKKLH; translated from the coding sequence ATGACAGAATCGGACATTGGTAAAAACGAAAAGGTTATCAAGCTTAAGCATGATTTGGAGCGATTTCAAGCGCCTATAGTGAGTGCCTATGGTGTCCTTACCTGGGAGAAAAAATACTACCCCGTGGTGGTATTTGGGGGCATAAGCGTCGCTTATTTCGTTCTGTGGTACATGGATCTATCGGTGATAACTCTTATGTCTCTCCTGGCATTGCTGACTACCATTTCGCACTATTTTCTTCTGTGGTGCCTGGATCGGCCGGATTTCATTTTCGACTTTTTCCCAACCAAAATTGCCGGCTTGTTTTGGAATGCCTTAATTTGGGATAGCGACAACGAGGCGAAATTCGAGTCTGTTTGCGGACAGATGTACATCATCAAGGAAAGCTTGGCAGCATGGTATCAGTATCTATTCAAGGAACGCAAGTCGACCGGCCTCCTGATTGTGGAAAGCTTGGTCCTCCTGGCCATGGCTTGGATTGGTTCAATCGTTAACAATCTTCTGTTGATGTACTTGGTTACTCTTCTCATTGCCATGTGGGCTGGTCTGAAAGCTAAACACGTCTTCAAGAAACTCCACTAG
- the LOC117187151 gene encoding ARL-6-interacting protein 1 homolog — translation MTESDIGKNEKVIKLKHDLERFQAPIVSAYGVLTWEKKYYPVVVFGGISVAYFILWYMDLSVITLMSLLALLTTISHYFLLWCLDRPDLIFDFFSPKIAGLFWNALIWDSDNEAKFESVCGQMYIIKESLAAWYQYLFKERKSTGLLIVESLVLLAMAWIGSIVNNLLLMYLVTLLIAMWAGLKAKHVFKKLH, via the coding sequence ATGACAGAATCGGACATTGGTAAAAACGAAAAGGTTATCAAGCTTAAGCATGATTTGGAGCGATTTCAAGCGCCTATAGTGAGTGCCTATGGTGTCCTTACCTGGGAGAAAAAATACTACCCCGTGGTGGTATTTGGGGGCATAAGCGTCGCTTATTTCATTCTGTGGTACATGGATCTATCGGTGATAACTCTTATGTCTCTCCTGGCATTGCTGACTACCATTTCGCACTATTTTCTTCTGTGGTGCCTGGATCGGCCGGATTTAATTTTCGACTTTTTCTCACCCAAAATTGCCGGCTTGTTTTGGAATGCCTTAATTTGGGATAGCGACAACGAGGCGAAATTCGAGTCTGTTTGCGGACAGATGTACATCATCAAGGAAAGCTTGGCAGCATGGTATCAGTATCTATTCAAGGAACGCAAGTCGACCGGCCTCCTGATTGTGGAAAGCTTGGTCCTCCTGGCCATGGCTTGGATTGGTTCAATCGTTAACAATCTTCTGTTGATGTACTTGGTTACTCTTCTCATTGCCATGTGGGCTGGTCTGAAAGCTAAACACGTCTTCAAGAAACTCCACTAG
- the LOC117187145 gene encoding transcription initiation factor TFIID subunit 5-like produces the protein MAEPMNIDDDVTCATLSEDHCSVAFGTASGMVHIVAVNKDWLHMNMVRREKLFTAHQEPVLACAGDRQLLTSSADRMRLWCTRTGFCQKVFSHHGAMSVAFDPKGCYFASASNDNVARVWRVDPAEHFVSFFGHLARLEVCLFHPNGKYLATGSADATGRIWDCEKASELALISTIQACKNGIFLQSGFVGRDALIVIWTMSSRKVIELSPKAAEKKTALVKALETFTLNVEK, from the coding sequence ATGGCCGAGCCCATGAACATTGACGATGATGTGACTTGCGCGACGCTTTCAGAAGACCATTGCAGCGTGGCATTTGGCACTGCCTCCGGCATGGTCCACATCGTGGCCGTGAACAAGGACTGGCTACACATGAACATGGTGCGAAGGGAGAAGCTCTTTACTGCCCACCAGGAGCCGGTCCTGGCCTGCGCTGGAGACCGCCAGCTTCTCACCTCCTCGGCGGACCGCATGCGGCTGTGGTGCACACGCACCGGGTTTTGTCAGAAGGTGTTTTCGCACCACGGGGCCATGAGTGTGGCGTTCGACCCGAAGGGCTGCTACTTTGCCAGCGCCTCCAACGATAATGTGGCGCGCGTGTGGAGAGTGGATCCCGCAGAGCACTTTGTGAGTTTCTTCGGTCACTTGGCACGATTGGAGGTGTGCCTTTTCCATCCGAATGGAAAGTACCTGGCCACTGGATCGGCAGACGCCACCGGCAGAATCTGGGACTGCGAGAAAGCAAGTGAGCTGGCGCTAATCAGCACGATTCAGGCCTGTAAAAATGGAATTTTCCTTCAAAGTGGGTTCGTCGGCCGCGATGCCCTGATTGTCATCTGGACGATGAGTTCTCGGAAGGTAATAGAGTTAAGCCCGAAAGCAGCCGAGAAGAAGACTGCCCTTGTGAAAGCTCTTGAAACTTTTACGTTGAATGTTGAGAAATGA
- the LOC117187144 gene encoding uncharacterized protein LOC117187144, producing MEPGKKNKQKPTQEKEKNKSEDAASDAVGSGVRKSEEDFVDFYEGVALGPPQQRMLCKAVPENVLADYEQMFETIGNVIKEIVDFGKYEVYVMLYPTLAIGYLQMVWSGKYKRAISFVGTNEYKLDDSYKRRVENLKRIRTPEDLPERAQELLSGADTVVIFMARSTSNQFKVLQSQFWTKGQLKTFLSHFKILIYSDEMMPQAHIHLDRPLPAPFAWASVDAIPDWPFDRISYPT from the exons ATGGAACCCGGGAAAAAGAAT aagcagaagccgACACAGGAAAAAGAGAAGAACAAGTCTGAAGACGCAGCCTCGGATGCCGTAGGCTCCGGCGTGCGTAAATCGGAGGAGGATTTCGTCGATTTTTACGAGGGCGTTGCACTCGGACCGCCCCAGCAACGGATGCTCTGCAAAGCCGTACCAGAAAATGTGCTCGCGGACTATGAGCAGATGTTCGAGACGATCGGGAATGTCATCAAGGAAATAGTTGACTTCGGTAAGTACGAAGTATACGTGATGCTGTATCCCACTCTGGCCATTGGCTACCTGCAAATGGTGTGGAGCGGCAAGTATAAGAGGGCCATATCCTTCGTGGGTACGAACGAATACAAGTTGGACGATTCCTACAAGAGGCGCGTCGAAAATCTGAAGCGCATCCGCACGCCAGAAGACCTGCCGGAAAGAGCCCAGGAGCTGCTATCTGGTGCGGACACAGTGGTGATATTCATGGCCAGGAGCACCTCGAACCAGTTCAAAGTACTCCAATCTCAGTTTTGGACGAAGGGGCAGCTCAAGACGTTCTTGTCCCACTTTAAAATCTTGATCTACTCTGATGAGATGATGCCCCAGGCGCATATCCACCTCGATCGTCCTTTGCCGGCGCCATTTGCCTGGGCTTCCGTGGACGCCATTCCGGACTGGCCGTTCGATCGAATAAGTTACCCAACCTGA